A single window of Synechococcus sp. C9 DNA harbors:
- a CDS encoding Uma2 family endonuclease, whose translation MVAHSQSLLLSVAEYLQMERISLVKHEYINGAIYAMAGANDAHVTIVLNMAALLRNHIRGSGCRVYITDMKVRLETPNCFYYPDIMVTCNSRDRENSTYKCFPKLIVEVLSASTEAFDRGDKFADYQTLTSLEEYVLVNTRHQRVECFRRYGDGMWILQSYTPESKYFTLQSVELTATLAELYEDVELATTPNEP comes from the coding sequence ATGGTTGCCCATTCCCAATCCCTTTTGCTTTCGGTGGCTGAATATCTTCAGATGGAACGTATCAGTCTGGTCAAACACGAATATATTAATGGTGCAATTTATGCAATGGCGGGCGCAAATGATGCCCATGTCACTATTGTTTTGAATATGGCGGCTCTATTACGAAATCATATCCGGGGCAGTGGCTGTCGGGTGTACATCACAGATATGAAGGTACGCCTCGAAACCCCTAATTGTTTTTATTACCCGGATATTATGGTTACGTGCAACAGTCGTGACCGGGAAAATTCTACCTATAAATGCTTTCCTAAGCTGATTGTGGAGGTACTTTCAGCATCAACAGAAGCCTTTGACCGGGGGGATAAATTTGCTGATTACCAAACCCTGACAAGCCTTGAAGAATACGTTTTAGTTAACACCCGACACCAACGGGTGGAGTGCTTTCGTCGGTATGGTGATGGTATGTGGATACTGCAATCCTATACCCCGGAATCAAAATACTTTACCCTCCAGAGCGTGGAATTGACCGCAACATTGGCAGAATTGTACGAAGATGTGGAATTAGCAACAACCCCCAATGAACCATAG
- a CDS encoding Uma2 family endonuclease: MTIATAKTLPNDQFSGETQTWQTGSWETFLALSQQPTYQKAKAYYCQGAYQFIMGVGANHAAINLIVSLLVELYCIMRGIPFRGLTNASYRKPGLRECQPDSSFYFGDSVNASPTGREIPDLDNYSPPDLVIEIADFSLADDLGMKRLLYEEMQVKEYWVVDVSSLEMFAFAVDQNLGSRRVQQSVVLEGLAMDAITEALHKSQALDNAQLGQWWMGKIKP; encoded by the coding sequence ATGACAATTGCTACTGCAAAGACTTTGCCTAATGACCAGTTTTCAGGGGAAACTCAAACTTGGCAAACAGGTTCCTGGGAAACTTTTCTCGCTCTTTCTCAGCAACCTACCTATCAAAAAGCCAAAGCCTATTATTGCCAAGGAGCGTATCAGTTTATTATGGGTGTGGGAGCGAATCATGCGGCAATCAATCTCATTGTTTCTCTGCTCGTTGAATTGTATTGCATTATGCGTGGGATTCCATTTCGTGGTTTGACCAATGCGAGTTATCGAAAACCCGGTTTACGAGAGTGTCAACCCGATAGCTCTTTTTATTTTGGTGACTCTGTAAACGCATCACCTACTGGCAGAGAGATTCCTGATTTAGACAATTATTCTCCCCCAGACTTGGTGATTGAAATTGCTGATTTTTCGTTAGCTGATGACTTGGGTATGAAACGTTTACTCTATGAGGAAATGCAGGTGAAGGAATACTGGGTGGTAGATGTATCATCTTTGGAAATGTTTGCCTTTGCTGTGGATCAAAATTTAGGTAGTCGGAGAGTTCAGCAGTCTGTTGTATTAGAAGGGTTGGCAATGGATGCCATCACTGAGGCACTGCACAAGAGTCAAGCACTAGATAACGCCCAATTAGGACAATGGTGGATGGGAAAAATAAAACCATAA
- a CDS encoding RAMP superfamily CRISPR-associated protein, protein MSSTRPRPANNNPHQQPGGRGGGNQGNNRGGGQGGGGHHPSNHHPEPSPWLGHILDPNPQPHKTASFVEYLRWMRTHDAQHNEGTKVQLVSFAESRGDYIQRLQEMNRRTRLIAGDSNTFTVTCPWRIRVGGTKGPEEMLLPAFDALGMPYIPSSTLRGVTRAQGICEFMTQGLSRAQAEQEIAKYLGDLDAEDRHKAGKIVFLDAYPVATNELKSGGLAVDIANNIWNWEGNNLEYHPNPNVFFSLKQATFLIGIRKGINCMDEMLTTVKKWLIKGLAQGIGSQINSGYGRLVSEQPSPNPREFLRLPFELEGQLIHGRQTVTWRADLGNYRNQSIAEVRPVAFKNMMRYWFRAFGLGVLPASKVQEWEGKLFGAITPHPQRGWIQVEVLDGKIVQKEPRPNYQGKNDPVGQQSGILVLSLSDECPDEQKESSQRLFRNLTWLMFHLGGVGQGARRPCYSRKNRDRAPWWRGSTLIPKTQDKFWELPESAREFAELFRKRIKNFFEALATVTGQPINPQQLRICAEPTQPRWTEAVDAHCQILITQRNPEGNKPYALAKLHQLGRRGEQYDRFLCGGVGRDRDVIPSPVWIADFDGYEAVTVFGATAEPRRRFVDELKRERAIQVFPSPQGGNR, encoded by the coding sequence ATGTCATCCACAAGACCTAGACCTGCAAATAATAACCCTCATCAACAACCAGGGGGTCGTGGTGGTGGTAATCAAGGCAATAATCGTGGCGGTGGTCAGGGAGGTGGTGGTCATCATCCCTCTAATCATCATCCTGAGCCATCACCCTGGTTGGGACATATACTAGACCCCAATCCGCAACCTCATAAAACAGCGAGTTTTGTGGAGTATTTGCGGTGGATGAGAACACACGATGCTCAACATAACGAAGGAACAAAAGTTCAACTAGTGAGTTTTGCAGAGAGTCGGGGTGACTATATCCAGCGGTTGCAAGAAATGAATCGCCGCACTCGTTTGATTGCTGGGGATAGTAATACCTTTACAGTGACTTGTCCGTGGCGGATTCGTGTGGGAGGTACAAAAGGTCCTGAAGAGATGTTATTGCCTGCTTTTGATGCGTTAGGGATGCCTTATATTCCTAGTTCTACGCTACGGGGTGTTACACGAGCACAAGGAATTTGTGAATTTATGACGCAAGGGTTGTCCCGTGCCCAGGCAGAGCAGGAAATTGCTAAGTATTTAGGGGATTTGGATGCTGAGGATAGGCACAAGGCTGGCAAGATCGTCTTTTTAGATGCGTACCCTGTAGCTACAAATGAGCTAAAATCTGGTGGTCTAGCGGTAGATATTGCTAATAATATCTGGAATTGGGAAGGTAATAACCTGGAATACCATCCAAATCCTAATGTATTCTTTTCACTGAAGCAGGCAACGTTTTTGATTGGTATTCGCAAGGGAATTAACTGCATGGATGAGATGTTAACAACGGTCAAAAAATGGCTCATCAAAGGTTTGGCTCAAGGAATTGGCTCACAAATTAATTCGGGTTATGGGCGGCTGGTGAGTGAACAACCCTCGCCTAACCCTAGAGAATTTTTGCGTTTGCCTTTTGAGTTAGAAGGGCAACTCATTCATGGGCGACAAACAGTTACTTGGCGAGCAGATTTAGGTAATTATCGTAACCAATCTATTGCCGAAGTGCGCCCCGTTGCATTCAAAAACATGATGCGTTATTGGTTTCGAGCATTTGGATTAGGTGTATTACCAGCTTCTAAGGTGCAGGAATGGGAAGGTAAATTGTTTGGGGCAATTACACCGCACCCGCAACGGGGATGGATTCAGGTTGAAGTTTTGGATGGAAAAATTGTACAAAAAGAGCCACGACCAAATTATCAAGGCAAAAATGATCCAGTAGGTCAACAATCGGGTATTTTGGTACTTTCTCTATCTGACGAATGCCCTGATGAGCAAAAAGAATCGAGCCAACGATTATTTCGCAATTTAACTTGGCTAATGTTTCATCTTGGGGGTGTTGGACAAGGTGCAAGAAGACCTTGCTATTCTCGTAAAAATAGGGATAGAGCACCTTGGTGGCGGGGTTCCACTTTGATACCTAAAACACAAGATAAATTCTGGGAATTGCCCGAGTCTGCCCGTGAGTTTGCAGAACTGTTTCGTAAGAGAATTAAAAATTTCTTTGAAGCCTTAGCAACTGTTACAGGACAACCAATCAATCCCCAACAATTGAGAATATGTGCTGAACCCACTCAACCACGCTGGACAGAGGCAGTAGATGCTCATTGCCAAATTCTGATTACTCAACGAAACCCTGAAGGGAACAAACCCTATGCGTTGGCAAAACTGCATCAACTGGGCAGGCGGGGTGAACAATATGACCGTTTTTTGTGTGGAGGCGTGGGAAGAGATAGAGATGTGATTCCTTCTCCAGTGTGGATTGCAGATTTTGACGGTTATGAAGCCGTTACCGTATTTGGTGCAACGGCAGAGCCACGCAGGCGATTTGTTGACGAACTTAAAAGGGAAAGGGCTATTCAGGTTTTCCCATCACCCCAAGGAGGAAATAGATGA
- a CDS encoding Uma2 family endonuclease: MTVSIPLKCIDLREGSSIILHSQTWQDWENILEELSEDRHTRIAYYQGALEIMSPLSRHERPHRLIGYIVTAILDAQGRDWEDFGSTTFYRKDRAGVEPDTCFYVTNADLVRDCMARIDVDIYPPPDLAIESDATSKSFLSAYEAIAVPEIWIYHNSSLKIFLLNNGQYSESESSLLFPDLLVKTLIPQLVKQGMSIGASAMLREFRQSLADSLKKS, encoded by the coding sequence ATGACTGTATCTATTCCGCTTAAGTGCATTGATTTACGAGAAGGAAGCTCTATCATCCTTCATTCTCAAACTTGGCAGGATTGGGAAAACATTCTTGAAGAATTAAGTGAAGACCGCCATACCCGGATTGCCTACTATCAAGGTGCTTTGGAAATTATGTCACCGTTATCCAGACATGAACGCCCCCATCGCCTTATCGGTTACATTGTGACGGCAATTTTAGATGCTCAGGGCAGAGATTGGGAAGATTTTGGCTCGACTACTTTTTATCGCAAAGATAGGGCGGGTGTTGAGCCTGATACGTGTTTTTATGTAACTAACGCTGATTTAGTGCGTGATTGTATGGCAAGGATTGATGTAGATATTTATCCACCGCCTGATTTGGCAATTGAATCAGATGCAACTTCTAAAAGTTTTCTCTCGGCTTATGAAGCGATTGCTGTGCCTGAAATTTGGATATATCATAATAGTAGCCTCAAAATATTTTTGCTGAACAATGGACAGTACAGTGAGTCTGAGAGTAGTTTATTGTTTCCAGATTTGCTAGTTAAGACACTGATTCCCCAATTGGTCAAACAAGGAATGTCTATTGGGGCAAGTGCCATGTTAAGAGAGTTTCGGCAATCCCTCGCAGATAGTCTAAAAAAGAGTTAG
- a CDS encoding Uma2 family endonuclease: MTILVGSLVKPYAQWQTATWQDYERLRDDPSLERVQLFYYNHQLLVENMGWEGILHSEVRELLGLILGLWLMQHPEIKSKILGSCLMEKVGQQAAAPDILVYLGENLPQYQKGESRRINLEQQRSPDLVIEVADTTLDSDLDQKKHLYAALGISEYWVIDAQGSQVFIFILSNQEYYRNEVSQLISGFTEQLLSEAIDQMKLGSNISAASWFSQQLLHSLSKEES, translated from the coding sequence ATGACAATTTTAGTGGGTAGTTTAGTTAAACCCTATGCTCAATGGCAAACGGCTACTTGGCAAGATTATGAACGACTGAGAGACGACCCATCTTTGGAGCGAGTACAGTTATTCTATTACAATCATCAGCTTTTAGTAGAAAATATGGGATGGGAAGGAATTTTACATTCAGAAGTGCGTGAACTTCTAGGCTTGATTCTGGGATTGTGGCTAATGCAACATCCTGAAATTAAATCTAAAATTTTGGGAAGTTGTCTAATGGAAAAGGTAGGTCAACAAGCCGCCGCCCCTGATATTCTGGTATATTTAGGAGAAAATCTGCCCCAATATCAAAAAGGTGAATCCAGAAGAATCAATCTCGAGCAACAGCGATCGCCAGATTTAGTGATTGAAGTCGCCGATACTACTTTGGATTCTGATTTAGATCAAAAGAAACACCTCTACGCCGCACTAGGTATCTCTGAATACTGGGTTATTGATGCCCAAGGTAGCCAAGTTTTTATTTTCATTCTTAGTAATCAAGAGTATTATAGAAATGAAGTCTCTCAACTAATATCAGGGTTTACTGAGCAACTTTTATCTGAAGCGATAGATCAAATGAAACTAGGCTCAAACATCTCAGCCGCCTCTTGGTTCAGCCAACAGTTATTGCACTCCCTATCTAAGGAGGAATCCTAA
- the cmr4 gene encoding type III-B CRISPR module RAMP protein Cmr4, translated as MMEIVYLTLLSPLHTGGTTQEGNLLGIARESHTNLPYIPSSTIRGRLRASIPSSEKSKKFFLFGNEIDNGEQLEQGTIWIGDGSLLWIPVPSLSHGVVWVTSPMLLRRWQRLSGSMLAIPPEYSTNIPNGNVYLKDAILKRDSLHNWADWKQAIPGLNGGGMVNHVLVLPDKHCATIVQMSLWRQVKVKLNEHKTVEGGFRYEEAIPPDTIMYFSWGITAQANGMCQEAHNEFTRLLQRSDVLQIGGQESLGRGFVQLTFNSNQDTQAGAS; from the coding sequence ATGATGGAGATTGTGTATTTAACTTTGCTCTCGCCATTGCATACTGGTGGCACGACTCAAGAAGGAAATTTGCTGGGAATCGCCCGTGAATCGCATACGAATTTACCCTATATTCCATCGAGTACCATCCGGGGACGCTTGCGAGCCAGTATTCCTAGTAGCGAAAAATCAAAAAAATTCTTCTTATTTGGCAACGAAATTGATAATGGTGAACAGCTTGAACAGGGGACTATTTGGATTGGTGATGGCTCTCTTCTCTGGATTCCCGTCCCTTCCCTCAGTCATGGCGTTGTGTGGGTGACCAGTCCCATGTTGTTGCGGCGTTGGCAACGATTGTCTGGTTCAATGTTAGCAATTCCGCCTGAGTATTCTACGAATATTCCCAACGGCAATGTGTATCTTAAAGATGCGATTTTAAAGCGAGATAGTTTACATAATTGGGCAGACTGGAAACAAGCTATTCCTGGATTGAATGGAGGGGGAATGGTCAACCATGTATTGGTTTTACCGGATAAGCACTGCGCTACGATTGTGCAAATGAGTTTATGGCGACAGGTTAAAGTGAAACTTAATGAACATAAAACGGTAGAAGGTGGCTTTCGATACGAAGAAGCGATTCCTCCCGATACTATCATGTACTTTTCCTGGGGCATTACAGCACAGGCAAATGGTATGTGTCAGGAAGCCCACAATGAATTTACCAGACTCTTGCAACGCTCCGATGTGCTTCAAATTGGCGGTCAAGAAAGTTTAGGTCGTGGTTTTGTACAATTAACATTTAATAGTAACCAAGATACACAGGCAGGTGCGTCATGA
- a CDS encoding type III-B CRISPR module-associated Cmr3 family protein, producing MASSWYTLTPLDVLMFRDAKPFTPGERAWASGRFPPTGHVISGAIQTYLQERVTLRIRGPFLCFDEQLYFPKPLHIYKGFPMVPIPWLPPEDAYQKCQWDQTRPAPLISQYRSDDSTKEQGATYLPTTQILKLLKGEKESTVEGIDEPFYKETRPHNTLQEGKRQVKEEDGYFVEICIRLKLGWSLAVSIEIQDKQTHTWHPLNIPEGTYLRLGGEGHQVLVTSCSELARQWQELQTISQANFQSKKRCLAYLVTPGVFVRKTNGISMCRAWPWEWKLANRSNANATAGSLVSVATDKPIPINGRTRAVNPQQEIFSLPAPQVFAAPPGSVYYLEYPTSLMQDNETINGVPNPIHRWRQLGYSEMLWLSNPFQEVQ from the coding sequence ATGGCTAGCTCATGGTACACTCTGACACCCCTTGATGTCTTGATGTTTCGGGATGCAAAACCGTTTACCCCCGGTGAGAGAGCCTGGGCTAGTGGACGTTTTCCACCCACAGGTCATGTCATTAGTGGTGCCATTCAGACCTATTTACAGGAGCGAGTCACCTTACGTATCCGGGGTCCATTTTTGTGTTTTGATGAGCAACTATATTTTCCCAAACCCCTGCATATTTACAAAGGTTTTCCAATGGTACCAATTCCCTGGTTGCCGCCGGAAGATGCCTATCAAAAGTGCCAGTGGGATCAGACTCGACCTGCGCCCTTGATTAGCCAATATCGTTCTGATGACTCTACCAAAGAGCAAGGTGCAACTTATTTACCTACAACCCAAATACTTAAACTGTTGAAAGGCGAAAAAGAATCTACGGTTGAGGGGATTGATGAGCCTTTTTACAAAGAAACTCGTCCTCACAATACTCTTCAAGAAGGAAAGCGACAAGTTAAGGAGGAAGATGGTTATTTTGTAGAGATTTGTATCCGTCTCAAATTGGGATGGAGTCTCGCTGTTTCCATAGAAATACAGGATAAACAAACCCACACTTGGCATCCTCTTAATATACCGGAAGGAACATACCTACGCTTGGGCGGAGAGGGACATCAAGTATTGGTTACTTCCTGTTCAGAACTTGCTAGGCAGTGGCAGGAGTTGCAGACGATTTCTCAAGCTAATTTTCAAAGCAAAAAAAGGTGTTTGGCTTATTTGGTCACGCCTGGTGTATTTGTGCGTAAAACCAATGGCATTTCCATGTGCCGTGCTTGGCCTTGGGAGTGGAAATTAGCGAATCGTAGCAATGCCAATGCTACCGCAGGGTCATTGGTCAGTGTAGCAACAGATAAACCCATTCCCATCAATGGTCGGACTCGGGCTGTCAATCCTCAGCAGGAAATATTTAGTTTACCCGCACCCCAAGTATTTGCCGCACCGCCAGGGAGTGTGTACTACTTGGAATACCCTACTTCTTTAATGCAGGATAATGAAACTATCAATGGTGTGCCTAATCCAATACATCGCTGGCGACAACTAGGATACAGTGAAATGCTTTGGCTGTCTAATCCATTTCAGGAGGTTCAATGA